A region of Flavobacterium album DNA encodes the following proteins:
- a CDS encoding choice-of-anchor L domain-containing protein, with protein MKKITLLFFMSLLSWCGYSQLALETFESNGNALPTGWQQKNVAGPSQQWTVATHSVITPAFGGTGHAAYIQKENVSTGTAEDWLITKPFLGQTNAQLRFQSRLTQLGDDGNTYRIMMHTGTTPLDPASYTEVQAWTELTLNPDPFQTDYLEKVVNLPASAVGQQVYLAFVMNGDNGDRWLVDNVMVVQQCLDPTNLAVSAVGLNQATLSWTNTGVATSWFIDIVPALGAPTGVGIPYSGNSPYVATTDSAGNPLTENTDYKFYVRANCGDGNTGNWVGPVNFSTVALGEGCGAPINIASLPYSDTDNTSNYADNINGSPGASGCGSTNNYLNGNDVFYSYTAPANGIISIDVTGNGAYSGIFVYTSCANVGVNCAGGATTGFDAAPLSIPTFSVTAGQTYYFVISTWADPQTTPYTLTIQQVNCLKPVGLPTTNIGLSSADLSWTNPGSATSWQVVVQDPGDGIPSGAGLTASINTNFHVTAEFDGTPLASSTAYEYYVRADCGNGTFSAWAGPYFFNTTLCEASEQCAYTFIMTDSFGDGWNGNTMTVSQNGIPLATIGSTFTGGAGPVTVTVPVCNGIPLTLFWNNGGNFTQEVGVAIQNNFGQVIFTKPPGTGTTNTTVYTGMVNCLTPACLPPTGLAVTNISTDSVSLGWAGPATGNWDYFVVPAGSPGPTSSTTGVNTTTNPVNVTTGLTAGTNYVFYVRVVCDSSTNSAWAGPFAFTTAVCPLSEQCVYNFVMTDSFGDGWNGNSMTVSQGGATVGVISLSTGSSQTVSFPLCTNQPVELFWNAGGNWSTEVGVSIVNNFGQTIFTKPSGTGSPNTMLFTATGIDCSAPACIAPTGLTSSDYTIDSAMVGWDGPATGNWEVFVVPEGDPAPTASSTGVMANTNPFEVALPTPATNYEFYVRLICDASTSSDWAGPYDLHSMVCDAADQCNYVFELRDEFSSGWGNFTMSIFQGGIPVATIGQDFDWGMETMTVQVPLCPNEPIEIVWNTDGFPWEEEQVGLTVYTPFAEDIYVKDFGEGTPGTTIFTGVADCTPPPCPKPQNLFVDGLGLTEAMLHWTEMGSATNWEVYVVPLNDPAPLATDTGVATTTMPFNATETVTGDDFTSGTSYDYYVRAICGGTDGNSTWSGPITFTTLIANDDCDSATEVDVNSGIDCDVFATGTVTGATGSSQDQSCVTWMDIEYDVWYSFVATATTHAVNINNQVGAFFQTVIYEGADCGTLNQIACGDDSETVSGLTIGATYYVRVYTTFLSDPTDITSFEICINTPPPPIAVSTDQYTIEELVQDVLIGSECAQITNVQSGTGESIGVNGIAYFTQNGSSFPMTDGIVLVSGDANTAPGPNNFPGGTGNFPGWDGDSDLEDIVGLPAGNSNDASWISFDFVTLIDELNFNFLFASEEYDQGSFECIYSDSFAFILTDLSTGVSTNLAVLPSTTIPIQVTNIHPDNGICDAINEAYFGQYNDTAFDPINYNGQTVIMTATSPVIPNHSYNIKLVIANATDHNFNSAVFLQAGSFNIGTPELGEPSLEADGNAVCAGGTRLLETGLDPDNFEFVWYKDDVVIAGATGTSYLVTEEGTYKVEATFIGSTCATEGTVVVEFYDPVADIVNAPENLTACNASGFGEFDLSQNTAVILDGITGDYTVTYHTTQEFADNGQQPIVSDVTAYTNTVQYEQTIYARIYNNLTDCYGVKSFTITVQDNTPEFVITPEFALCEGTSGTITVDGSNYDDANVTFTWTKDGAPFAGTTNTITVTEAGEYAVTIDNTGCTATGTTTVTIIPTPEADAPENVTSCDSYVLPALSANNNYYTEADGAGTMLNAGDVITETQDIHILAVSGTTPSCTDDNVFTVTIVPSPVAVTPGDVSSCDSYMLPALTAGNYFTAAGGTGTMLNAGDVVTTTQTIYVYVESGSTPNCTGEESFVVTITPTPEADAPDNVTACDSYVLPALSANNNYYTGADGTGTMLSAGEVITGTQDIHVFTTSGTTPNCTDDNVFTVTIVPSPVVVTPGNQSACDSYTLPALTVGNYYTAAGGTGTMLNAGEAITSSQTIYVYAQSGSTPNCTDEDTFTVTINPSPVADAPGDVAVCDSYVLPSLGVGNYYTGPGGTGTALAVGSTIEDSQMIYVYAQSGTTPNCTDENSFMVTIIPTPVIAITEGCNDDNVYVLEAIFTDEVYSPDNVSFAWTDAGGASLGSSSELVISRGGVYHVTVTPNGDAACPIEGEINVVDTSCDVQRGISPNHDGKNDNFDLTALDVRKISIFNRYGQEVYGRGNGYTNQWEGQGKGGEELPTGTYFYMIERSNGESRTGWVYINRQN; from the coding sequence ATGAAAAAAATTACCCTATTATTTTTCATGTCGTTGCTCTCGTGGTGTGGCTATTCGCAGCTCGCACTGGAGACTTTTGAGAGCAACGGAAACGCATTGCCCACCGGCTGGCAGCAAAAAAACGTTGCCGGTCCGAGCCAGCAATGGACTGTGGCTACCCACAGTGTAATTACGCCTGCCTTTGGAGGTACGGGCCATGCTGCCTACATCCAAAAGGAAAACGTTTCTACGGGAACTGCAGAAGACTGGCTGATAACAAAGCCGTTTTTAGGGCAGACCAATGCCCAGTTGCGTTTCCAGTCAAGGCTTACCCAGCTGGGGGATGATGGCAATACCTACAGGATCATGATGCATACAGGTACTACGCCTTTAGACCCGGCTTCTTATACAGAAGTACAGGCCTGGACGGAGCTAACGCTTAACCCGGATCCTTTCCAGACGGATTATCTTGAAAAAGTGGTAAACTTACCTGCATCGGCAGTTGGCCAGCAGGTATACCTTGCTTTTGTAATGAATGGAGATAACGGCGACCGCTGGCTTGTAGATAACGTTATGGTAGTACAGCAGTGTCTTGATCCTACAAACCTGGCAGTTTCGGCGGTTGGCCTTAACCAGGCTACGCTTAGCTGGACTAACACGGGTGTTGCGACATCGTGGTTCATTGATATTGTTCCTGCATTGGGCGCTCCTACAGGTGTAGGTATCCCATATTCGGGTAACTCTCCTTATGTTGCTACAACGGATAGCGCCGGTAACCCGCTTACTGAAAATACCGATTACAAGTTTTATGTGAGGGCCAACTGTGGCGATGGCAATACCGGTAACTGGGTAGGCCCTGTAAACTTCAGTACGGTGGCGCTTGGCGAAGGTTGTGGCGCTCCTATAAATATAGCTTCGCTTCCTTATTCGGATACGGATAATACAAGTAACTATGCAGACAACATAAACGGCAGCCCTGGCGCATCGGGCTGCGGAAGTACGAACAACTACCTTAACGGTAATGACGTGTTCTATTCGTATACGGCTCCGGCAAACGGCATCATAAGTATAGATGTTACAGGCAATGGGGCTTATTCGGGTATATTTGTATACACCAGCTGTGCTAACGTGGGGGTAAACTGTGCCGGTGGCGCTACAACAGGCTTCGATGCGGCACCGCTATCGATACCTACATTCTCAGTAACGGCAGGGCAAACTTATTACTTTGTTATATCAACATGGGCTGATCCTCAGACAACTCCTTATACACTGACGATCCAGCAGGTAAACTGCCTTAAGCCGGTAGGCCTTCCTACTACGAATATTGGATTAAGTTCTGCCGACCTTTCCTGGACTAACCCAGGCAGCGCTACCTCGTGGCAGGTAGTAGTGCAGGATCCGGGCGACGGCATACCTTCGGGTGCCGGGCTTACAGCTTCTATCAATACTAATTTCCATGTTACTGCAGAATTTGACGGTACACCTTTGGCTTCTTCTACTGCTTATGAATATTATGTAAGGGCAGATTGCGGTAACGGTACGTTCAGTGCATGGGCCGGGCCATACTTTTTCAACACCACGCTTTGTGAGGCTTCGGAACAATGTGCATACACATTTATAATGACCGATTCATTCGGCGACGGATGGAACGGCAATACAATGACCGTTTCCCAAAACGGTATACCGTTGGCAACCATCGGTTCTACATTTACAGGAGGGGCTGGCCCGGTTACGGTAACGGTACCGGTATGTAACGGCATTCCGCTAACCCTTTTCTGGAACAACGGAGGCAACTTTACCCAGGAGGTAGGGGTAGCTATCCAAAACAACTTCGGACAGGTTATCTTCACCAAGCCGCCGGGAACAGGTACAACAAACACTACCGTATATACAGGCATGGTTAACTGTCTTACCCCGGCATGTTTGCCTCCTACAGGACTTGCGGTTACCAATATCTCTACAGATTCCGTATCACTAGGGTGGGCGGGTCCTGCAACTGGTAACTGGGATTATTTTGTCGTGCCTGCGGGAAGCCCTGGCCCAACATCATCTACAACGGGTGTTAATACAACAACAAACCCTGTAAACGTAACAACAGGCCTTACAGCAGGCACTAACTATGTTTTTTATGTAAGGGTTGTTTGTGATAGTTCAACCAATAGTGCATGGGCAGGGCCATTTGCATTCACTACGGCCGTTTGTCCGCTTTCAGAGCAGTGTGTTTACAATTTTGTAATGACCGACTCTTTCGGCGATGGCTGGAATGGCAACAGTATGACTGTTTCACAAGGCGGCGCTACAGTAGGTGTAATAAGCCTTTCAACCGGTTCGAGCCAAACAGTAAGCTTCCCGTTATGTACCAACCAGCCGGTTGAGCTTTTCTGGAACGCAGGAGGCAACTGGTCTACCGAAGTAGGCGTATCTATCGTTAATAACTTTGGGCAGACAATATTTACTAAGCCATCAGGAACGGGCTCTCCTAATACTATGCTCTTTACTGCAACTGGCATCGACTGTTCTGCGCCGGCATGTATTGCGCCAACAGGGCTTACATCAAGCGATTATACTATTGATTCTGCCATGGTGGGCTGGGATGGCCCGGCAACAGGAAACTGGGAAGTATTTGTGGTGCCTGAGGGAGACCCCGCACCAACAGCATCTTCTACAGGTGTAATGGCAAATACAAACCCGTTTGAGGTTGCCTTGCCGACTCCTGCAACCAACTACGAGTTTTATGTAAGGCTTATATGCGATGCATCTACATCAAGCGACTGGGCAGGCCCTTATGACCTGCACAGCATGGTTTGTGACGCTGCAGACCAATGTAACTATGTTTTTGAGCTTCGCGATGAGTTTAGCAGCGGATGGGGTAACTTTACCATGTCTATTTTCCAGGGCGGTATACCTGTAGCAACAATTGGGCAGGATTTCGACTGGGGTATGGAAACCATGACAGTACAAGTTCCTTTATGCCCGAACGAGCCTATCGAGATCGTATGGAACACTGACGGTTTCCCATGGGAAGAAGAGCAGGTGGGACTTACGGTATATACACCTTTTGCCGAAGATATTTATGTTAAGGATTTTGGCGAGGGTACTCCGGGTACGACAATATTTACAGGTGTGGCCGACTGTACGCCTCCGCCGTGTCCTAAGCCGCAAAACCTATTTGTAGACGGCCTTGGCCTTACGGAAGCAATGCTGCATTGGACAGAGATGGGCTCTGCAACAAACTGGGAAGTTTATGTAGTGCCTCTGAATGATCCGGCGCCACTGGCTACAGATACGGGTGTGGCAACAACCACTATGCCTTTTAATGCTACTGAAACCGTAACAGGTGATGACTTTACATCAGGTACATCATATGATTATTATGTAAGGGCTATTTGTGGCGGCACTGACGGTAACAGTACCTGGTCCGGCCCAATAACCTTTACAACACTGATTGCGAACGACGATTGCGACAGCGCAACCGAAGTAGATGTGAACAGCGGTATAGATTGTGACGTATTTGCTACCGGTACCGTTACAGGTGCTACAGGTTCGTCACAGGACCAGTCATGTGTAACGTGGATGGACATAGAATATGATGTTTGGTACTCGTTCGTTGCAACGGCAACTACACATGCTGTAAATATCAATAACCAGGTTGGGGCATTCTTCCAGACGGTAATATACGAAGGCGCAGACTGTGGTACCCTAAACCAGATAGCTTGCGGCGACGATAGCGAAACCGTTTCGGGATTAACCATAGGCGCTACCTATTATGTAAGGGTATATACTACATTCCTTAGCGATCCTACAGATATCACAAGCTTTGAAATCTGTATCAATACGCCTCCGCCGCCAATCGCAGTATCAACAGATCAGTATACTATAGAAGAATTGGTTCAGGATGTACTTATAGGGTCTGAATGTGCACAGATTACCAACGTTCAGTCCGGAACTGGTGAATCCATTGGAGTAAACGGTATTGCTTACTTTACCCAAAACGGATCGAGCTTCCCAATGACTGACGGTATCGTTCTTGTATCAGGTGACGCTAATACAGCGCCGGGCCCGAACAATTTCCCTGGAGGAACCGGTAACTTCCCTGGATGGGATGGCGATTCAGATCTTGAGGACATTGTAGGATTGCCTGCAGGTAACAGTAATGATGCCAGCTGGATATCTTTCGACTTCGTGACGCTTATCGATGAGCTTAACTTCAACTTCCTTTTTGCATCTGAAGAATATGATCAGGGAAGTTTCGAATGTATATATTCTGACTCTTTTGCCTTTATATTGACAGACTTATCTACCGGTGTATCTACAAACCTTGCAGTATTGCCAAGTACGACAATACCAATCCAGGTAACTAACATTCACCCGGATAACGGAATTTGTGATGCTATAAATGAGGCTTATTTCGGGCAGTATAACGATACCGCTTTTGACCCTATCAATTACAACGGGCAAACGGTTATCATGACGGCTACGTCTCCGGTAATACCGAACCATTCGTATAACATCAAGCTGGTTATTGCCAATGCAACCGACCACAACTTTAACTCTGCGGTATTCCTTCAGGCAGGCAGCTTTAACATTGGTACGCCAGAACTGGGTGAGCCATCGCTTGAGGCAGACGGTAACGCGGTTTGTGCAGGCGGTACCAGGCTTCTGGAAACAGGGCTTGATCCGGATAACTTTGAATTTGTATGGTATAAAGACGATGTTGTAATAGCTGGTGCTACAGGTACATCATACTTGGTAACTGAAGAAGGTACGTATAAAGTAGAAGCTACTTTCATTGGCTCTACCTGTGCTACAGAAGGTACTGTGGTTGTAGAATTCTATGATCCGGTAGCAGATATAGTGAACGCGCCTGAAAACCTTACAGCATGTAATGCAAGCGGTTTTGGTGAGTTTGACCTTTCTCAAAACACGGCAGTGATTCTTGACGGTATTACAGGTGACTATACGGTAACCTACCACACAACACAGGAATTTGCAGATAATGGCCAGCAGCCGATCGTATCCGACGTTACGGCATATACAAATACTGTACAGTATGAGCAGACAATCTATGCAAGGATATACAATAACCTTACCGATTGTTATGGTGTGAAATCGTTCACGATAACTGTTCAGGACAATACGCCGGAATTCGTTATTACACCGGAATTCGCATTGTGCGAAGGCACATCAGGTACTATAACTGTTGATGGCTCTAACTATGACGATGCGAATGTAACATTTACATGGACAAAAGATGGCGCTCCTTTTGCGGGCACAACCAATACCATAACAGTTACTGAAGCTGGTGAGTATGCGGTGACCATAGACAATACAGGATGTACTGCAACAGGTACTACTACGGTGACAATTATACCGACACCGGAAGCTGATGCTCCTGAAAATGTTACATCTTGTGACAGCTATGTGCTTCCTGCCCTTAGCGCTAACAATAACTATTATACAGAGGCTGACGGAGCCGGGACTATGCTTAACGCAGGAGATGTGATTACTGAAACACAGGACATCCACATTTTGGCTGTAAGCGGAACAACACCGAGCTGTACGGATGATAATGTGTTCACCGTGACTATCGTACCAAGCCCTGTAGCGGTAACTCCTGGAGATGTATCCTCATGCGACAGCTATATGCTTCCTGCACTTACTGCGGGTAACTACTTTACTGCTGCCGGAGGTACAGGAACGATGCTAAATGCAGGTGATGTTGTGACAACTACGCAAACAATCTATGTATACGTAGAAAGCGGCTCTACACCAAACTGTACAGGTGAAGAAAGCTTTGTGGTAACGATAACACCGACACCGGAAGCTGATGCTCCGGATAATGTTACTGCATGCGACAGCTATGTGCTTCCTGCACTTAGCGCAAACAATAACTACTACACAGGTGCTGACGGAACAGGAACCATGCTTAGTGCAGGTGAAGTGATTACAGGCACACAGGACATCCACGTGTTTACTACAAGCGGCACTACGCCAAACTGTACAGACGATAATGTATTCACTGTAACAATAGTGCCAAGCCCTGTAGTGGTAACGCCGGGCAACCAGTCTGCATGCGACAGCTATACGCTTCCTGCGCTTACTGTAGGTAACTACTACACAGCTGCAGGCGGAACAGGAACAATGCTTAACGCAGGTGAGGCTATCACCAGCAGCCAGACAATATATGTATATGCACAAAGCGGCTCTACACCAAACTGTACGGATGAAGATACCTTTACGGTAACAATCAATCCAAGCCCTGTTGCCGATGCACCGGGTGATGTGGCAGTGTGCGACAGCTATGTGCTTCCGTCACTTGGAGTAGGAAACTACTACACAGGCCCTGGAGGAACAGGTACGGCACTTGCGGTAGGAAGTACTATCGAAGATTCACAAATGATCTATGTGTATGCACAGAGCGGCACTACACCAAACTGTACCGACGAGAACAGCTTTATGGTAACGATAATACCAACACCTGTTATCGCTATTACAGAAGGCTGTAACGATGATAATGTATATGTTCTTGAGGCTATTTTCACTGATGAAGTATACAGCCCTGACAACGTATCATTTGCATGGACCGATGCAGGCGGTGCTTCTTTAGGATCGTCTTCTGAGCTTGTTATCTCACGCGGTGGTGTATATCACGTAACGGTTACACCTAACGGGGATGCTGCCTGCCCTATAGAAGGCGAAATAAATGTGGTTGATACTAGTTGTGATGTGCAGCGTGGTATATCGCCAAACCATGACGGTAAGAATGACAACTTTGACCTGACGGCTCTTGATGTAAGGAAAATCAGCATCTTTAACCGTTACGGGCAGGAAGTTTACGGCCGTGGCAATGGATACACTAACCAATGGGAAGGTCAGGGTAAAGGCGGCGAGGAGCTTCCGACAGGAACGTACTTCTATATGATTGAGCGTTCTAACGGCGAAAGCAGGACCGGCTGGGTTTATATAAACAGGCAAAATTAA
- a CDS encoding UDP-2,3-diacylglucosamine diphosphatase has protein sequence MEKRTKIYFASDQHFGAPTAEKSFPREQKFVAWLDEIKKDAQALFLLGDLFDFWFEYKTVVPRGFIRVLGKLAELRDSGIEIHFFIGNHDLWMDDYFEKELNIPVHHRPKEFLFNNKVFFIGHGDGLGPGDKGYKRMKKVFTNPFSKWLFRWLHPDLGVKLAQYLSVKNKLISGEADVKFLGEDNEWLVLYSKRKLETKHYDYFVFGHRHLPMIIKVGENSSYINLGDWIGYFTYGVFDGEAFELVEYKQ, from the coding sequence ATGGAAAAAAGGACTAAAATATATTTCGCTTCAGACCAGCATTTTGGAGCCCCTACTGCAGAAAAAAGCTTCCCTCGCGAACAAAAATTCGTAGCATGGCTGGATGAAATTAAAAAAGATGCCCAGGCTTTATTCCTTTTGGGCGACCTTTTTGATTTTTGGTTCGAATACAAAACGGTTGTGCCCCGCGGATTCATTAGGGTGCTGGGCAAGCTGGCCGAACTTCGCGACAGCGGCATCGAGATACATTTTTTTATAGGCAACCACGACCTGTGGATGGACGACTATTTTGAAAAAGAACTCAATATACCGGTACACCACAGGCCAAAAGAATTCCTCTTTAATAATAAGGTGTTCTTTATAGGGCATGGCGACGGCCTTGGACCCGGCGATAAAGGTTACAAAAGGATGAAGAAGGTGTTTACCAATCCGTTCTCGAAATGGCTTTTCCGGTGGCTGCACCCCGACCTGGGCGTAAAGCTGGCACAATACCTTTCGGTCAAAAACAAGCTGATATCCGGTGAGGCCGATGTAAAATTCCTTGGGGAGGATAACGAATGGCTGGTACTCTATTCCAAAAGGAAGCTGGAAACAAAGCACTATGACTACTTCGTGTTCGGTCACCGCCACCTGCCGATGATCATTAAGGTCGGTGAAAATTCCTCATATATCAACCTTGGTGACTGGATAGGGTATTTTACTTATGGTGTTTTTGATGGTGAGGCATTTGAGTTGGTGGAGTACAAGCAATGA
- the recJ gene encoding single-stranded-DNA-specific exonuclease RecJ — protein MRWNLKPQPSPEKINHLTDALGIDKVVASLLVQRGVETYEQARSFFRPSLNDLHDPYLMKDMDKAVARIESAIINNENILVFGDYDVDGTTAVSLVSSYLKSFYPNVDTYIPDRYKEGYGVSFAGIDYADDNGCTLIIALDCGIKSIDKVAYANEKGIDFIICDHHRPGDELPAAIAVLDPKREDCYYPYDELCGCGVGFKLIQALGKRRGQTINDLIPYLDLVATAIAADIVPITGENRVLAKFGLDVINSNPRPGIKALIQNLKRQVLTISDVVFVIAPRINAAGRIKHGNYAVELLTEFNLEQAEGFAAQIEVLNADRKDLDKQITQEALMQIEANNDHDKFTTVVFHENWHKGVIGIVASRLTETYYRPTLVFTKSGDKLAASARSVKDFDIYNALEACADHLEQFGGHMYAAGLTLLEDQYPHFREKFEAVVSETIDPALLIPEISIDAEITLADITPKFHRLLKQFEPFGPGNMTPVFLSRNLKDTGFGKPIGSDESHLRLYVRQGESEGFAAIGFGLASKMDLACGGDFFDAAYSIDENLWNSEVSLQLRLRDIRCEE, from the coding sequence ATGCGCTGGAACCTCAAACCTCAACCGTCTCCCGAAAAAATAAACCACCTTACCGATGCCCTGGGTATCGATAAAGTAGTTGCATCGCTGCTTGTACAACGCGGGGTGGAGACCTATGAGCAGGCGCGGAGCTTTTTCCGGCCTTCATTGAACGACCTGCACGACCCGTATCTTATGAAAGATATGGACAAGGCCGTAGCGCGTATTGAGTCGGCAATCATTAATAATGAAAATATACTTGTCTTTGGCGATTATGATGTAGATGGCACTACGGCGGTTTCCTTGGTCTCATCGTATCTAAAGTCGTTTTATCCCAATGTGGATACTTATATACCCGACCGTTATAAAGAAGGCTACGGCGTTTCGTTCGCAGGCATCGACTATGCAGATGACAATGGCTGTACGCTTATCATCGCGCTCGACTGCGGCATTAAGTCCATTGACAAAGTCGCCTACGCCAATGAAAAAGGTATCGACTTCATCATCTGCGACCACCACCGCCCGGGAGATGAGCTGCCTGCTGCCATTGCGGTGCTCGACCCCAAGCGGGAAGACTGCTATTATCCTTACGACGAACTGTGCGGGTGTGGCGTAGGCTTTAAACTCATCCAGGCCCTGGGAAAAAGGAGAGGGCAGACAATAAACGACCTTATTCCGTATCTCGACCTGGTAGCCACAGCCATCGCCGCCGACATCGTGCCCATAACAGGGGAGAACCGTGTGCTGGCAAAATTCGGGCTGGATGTTATTAACAGTAACCCAAGGCCGGGCATAAAGGCGCTCATACAGAATTTAAAAAGGCAGGTGCTCACCATCAGCGATGTGGTGTTTGTGATTGCACCCCGCATCAATGCCGCAGGGAGGATTAAGCACGGAAATTATGCAGTAGAGCTGCTGACGGAATTCAATCTGGAGCAGGCGGAGGGATTTGCCGCCCAGATAGAGGTGCTGAATGCCGACCGCAAAGACCTTGACAAGCAGATAACACAAGAAGCCCTCATGCAGATAGAAGCGAATAACGACCACGATAAATTTACCACCGTGGTTTTTCACGAAAACTGGCACAAGGGGGTTATCGGTATAGTGGCATCGCGCCTTACCGAAACATATTACCGCCCGACACTTGTATTCACCAAAAGCGGCGATAAACTGGCGGCTTCGGCACGGTCGGTAAAAGATTTTGACATTTACAATGCGCTCGAAGCCTGTGCCGATCATCTGGAGCAATTCGGCGGGCACATGTATGCTGCGGGGCTCACACTGCTGGAAGATCAGTACCCGCATTTCAGGGAGAAATTCGAAGCCGTTGTATCCGAAACGATAGACCCGGCATTACTGATTCCTGAGATAAGCATCGATGCCGAAATAACATTGGCGGATATCACGCCGAAATTTCACCGCCTTTTAAAACAGTTCGAGCCTTTTGGGCCGGGCAATATGACCCCTGTATTTTTAAGCCGTAATTTAAAAGACACGGGCTTTGGCAAACCCATTGGCAGCGATGAGAGTCACCTGAGGCTTTATGTAAGGCAGGGGGAGTCGGAAGGTTTTGCGGCGATAGGCTTTGGCCTTGCTTCCAAAATGGACCTGGCCTGCGGAGGCGATTTCTTCGATGCCGCTTATTCCATTGATGAAAATCTGTGGAATAGCGAGGTGAGTTTGCAGCTAAGGCTAAGAGACATAAGATGTGAAGAATAA
- a CDS encoding tetratricopeptide repeat protein yields the protein MDAMLELYIYYNNGIGVDKDTQKAYDYCVKAAEAGQSRACYNLGAFYATGNGVEMNPEKSLEWYKKASEGGNGRASATIGIMHKTGDGAPQDDAKAEEYFETAEDQGFDVDDLLDMMEIDRY from the coding sequence ATGGATGCCATGCTTGAACTGTATATTTATTACAATAACGGCATTGGTGTAGACAAAGACACCCAAAAGGCATACGACTATTGCGTTAAAGCTGCCGAAGCCGGGCAGAGCAGGGCGTGCTATAACCTTGGCGCTTTCTATGCTACAGGTAATGGTGTAGAAATGAACCCGGAGAAATCATTAGAATGGTATAAGAAGGCTTCTGAAGGAGGCAACGGCAGAGCCAGCGCTACGATTGGTATCATGCACAAAACCGGCGATGGCGCCCCTCAGGATGATGCAAAGGCGGAAGAATATTTTGAAACCGCAGAAGACCAGGGCTTCGATGTGGATGACCTGCTTGACATGATGGAGATCGACCGTTATTAG
- a CDS encoding class I SAM-dependent methyltransferase, whose product MKDAWVERWDERYNAEEFAYGETPNNYFKEQLEKLQPGRILFPAEGEGRNAVFAARNGWKVSAFDISAIGKDKARHLAAKHHVEIDYKVGELPNLQYAPAEFDAIALIYAHFPAEIKSSYHKALDTLLRSGGIIIFEAFSKKHLEYLAIDEKVGGPKDIAMLFSIEEIQSDFPNYDFIELTETEIELSEGIYHNGKGSVLRFVARKK is encoded by the coding sequence ATGAAGGATGCGTGGGTTGAAAGATGGGATGAAAGATATAACGCCGAGGAATTTGCTTATGGCGAAACCCCAAATAATTATTTTAAAGAGCAACTGGAAAAGCTGCAGCCGGGAAGAATACTATTCCCTGCGGAAGGAGAAGGGCGCAATGCCGTTTTTGCGGCTCGGAATGGCTGGAAGGTTTCAGCATTCGATATAAGCGCGATAGGGAAAGATAAAGCCCGGCATCTTGCGGCAAAGCATCATGTGGAAATAGACTACAAGGTGGGGGAGCTGCCCAATCTCCAATATGCTCCGGCTGAATTTGACGCCATTGCGCTGATCTATGCGCATTTTCCTGCGGAGATCAAATCTTCCTATCATAAGGCTCTTGACACCCTTTTGCGCAGCGGCGGTATCATTATATTCGAAGCCTTCAGCAAGAAACACCTTGAATATCTCGCCATAGACGAGAAAGTTGGCGGGCCAAAAGACATTGCAATGCTGTTCTCGATAGAAGAGATACAATCAGACTTTCCAAACTATGATTTTATTGAGCTTACCGAAACAGAAATTGAGTTAAGCGAAGGTATTTACCATAATGGCAAAGGATCAGTACTACGGTTTGTGGCGAGGAAAAAATAG